One part of the Sorangiineae bacterium MSr11954 genome encodes these proteins:
- a CDS encoding SGNH/GDSL hydrolase family protein, whose product MLALVLLLISGEALANTLTQNTSWTIDRANTSTKHRVVAYGDSIYAGYQGSLSNVARRSATWVQGEYLSNTWNADIEVIRRTKSGAKADDIYDNKIIAEKSYMQDASTKVVAFEMCGNDFLQARSAFAGQSGTCDIGVIDNALATCTKYQELAMKAINQYATTAKVKIIMNLYYPGYDADNGQSSCTVNGATVNKQAVFLPRLARSNYRACDFARRNGFQCVDAFAEFMGADYDANGDGTVDSQALRWSSTESEDQYVNRITSVLRSTIRDANGHLASPNTSYDYILSDNTHPTFSGSTIYVGFFGGTGTGSGAPDYSGGQIVNGKNPIYNQFGHERAGWAHSLFNPATP is encoded by the coding sequence ATGCTGGCGCTCGTGCTGCTTTTGATCAGCGGCGAAGCGCTGGCCAATACGCTGACCCAAAATACCTCGTGGACGATCGACCGCGCGAATACGTCGACCAAGCATCGGGTCGTTGCCTACGGTGACTCGATTTATGCCGGCTACCAAGGGAGCTTGTCGAACGTCGCCCGGCGCTCGGCCACCTGGGTGCAAGGCGAGTACCTCTCCAACACCTGGAACGCGGACATCGAGGTGATCCGCCGTACCAAATCCGGCGCCAAGGCCGATGACATCTACGACAACAAAATCATCGCCGAGAAGTCGTACATGCAGGACGCCAGCACGAAGGTGGTCGCCTTCGAGATGTGCGGCAACGACTTCTTGCAGGCCCGCAGCGCCTTCGCCGGGCAGTCGGGGACGTGCGATATCGGCGTCATCGACAACGCCCTCGCGACGTGCACCAAGTACCAAGAGCTGGCGATGAAGGCCATCAACCAGTACGCCACCACCGCCAAGGTCAAGATTATCATGAACCTTTATTACCCGGGCTACGACGCCGACAATGGCCAGTCGTCCTGTACGGTGAACGGGGCCACGGTGAACAAGCAGGCGGTGTTCTTGCCCCGCCTCGCGCGCAGCAACTACCGCGCGTGCGACTTCGCGCGCCGCAATGGCTTCCAGTGCGTGGACGCGTTCGCCGAGTTCATGGGCGCCGACTATGACGCGAACGGCGATGGAACCGTCGACTCGCAGGCGCTGCGCTGGTCGTCCACCGAGAGCGAAGATCAGTACGTGAACCGCATCACCTCGGTGCTGCGCAGCACCATCCGCGACGCGAACGGGCACCTGGCCTCGCCGAACACCAGCTACGACTACATCCTCTCCGACAACACCCACCCGACCTTCTCCGGCTCGACCATTTACGTCGGCTTCTTCGGCGGCACCGGCACGGGATCGGGCGCGCCCGATTACTCCGGCGGCCAAATCGTCAATGGGAAGAATCCCATTTACAACCAGTTCGGCCACGAGCGCGCCGGCTGGGCGCACTCGCTCTTCAACCCTGCCACACCCTGA